The Skermanella pratensis genome has a window encoding:
- a CDS encoding benzoate/H(+) symporter BenE family transporter, producing the protein MRKDTAPRTLLQPVTAGFLAALVGFGSAFPIVLQGLAGVGASPAQAASGLLALCLVTGLLGAAHSIATRQPISIAWSTPGAALLIATGVPEGGFSAAVGAFIVAAALVVAAGLWRPFGRAVVAIPMGLASAMLAGVLLDLCLAPVRAVGTLPELALPIVVTWALGWRFARLYAVPLAVLVTVLIILFATQIPEGALADIWPNPVFVMPEFTLPAVVSIAVPLFIVTMASQNVPGLAVLRGNGYRPEVAPVFVSTGLFSAASALFGGHAVNLAAITAALCAGPEAHPDPARRYLAPVAAGVAYVLLGLFAGFAASFIAASPPLLIQAVAGLALLSSLAGALAGALDREDERLPAIVTFVTTASGVGFFGIGSAFWGLVAGGLLLALGRKGAAR; encoded by the coding sequence ATGCGGAAGGATACCGCACCCCGGACCCTGCTTCAGCCCGTGACCGCCGGCTTCCTCGCCGCCCTGGTCGGGTTCGGAAGCGCCTTCCCGATCGTCCTCCAGGGCCTCGCAGGGGTTGGCGCCTCTCCCGCCCAGGCCGCTTCCGGTCTGCTGGCGCTGTGCCTCGTGACCGGGTTGCTGGGTGCGGCCCACAGCATCGCCACCCGTCAGCCGATCAGCATCGCGTGGTCGACGCCGGGCGCCGCCCTGCTGATCGCGACCGGCGTGCCGGAGGGCGGCTTCTCCGCGGCGGTCGGCGCCTTCATCGTCGCGGCGGCCCTGGTGGTGGCCGCCGGCCTGTGGCGGCCCTTCGGCCGCGCCGTCGTCGCCATTCCCATGGGCCTGGCGAGCGCGATGCTGGCCGGCGTGCTGCTCGACCTCTGCCTGGCGCCGGTCAGGGCGGTCGGCACCCTGCCGGAGCTGGCACTCCCGATCGTCGTCACCTGGGCGCTGGGCTGGCGCTTCGCCCGGCTCTATGCCGTGCCGCTGGCCGTGCTGGTGACGGTGCTGATCATCCTGTTCGCCACCCAGATACCCGAAGGAGCGCTGGCCGACATCTGGCCGAACCCGGTCTTCGTGATGCCGGAATTCACCCTGCCCGCGGTGGTGAGCATCGCGGTGCCCCTGTTCATCGTCACCATGGCATCGCAGAACGTGCCGGGCCTCGCGGTGCTGCGCGGCAACGGCTACCGGCCGGAAGTCGCCCCGGTCTTCGTCTCGACCGGGCTGTTCAGCGCCGCCTCGGCCCTGTTCGGCGGCCACGCGGTCAACCTGGCCGCGATCACCGCGGCGCTCTGTGCCGGACCGGAAGCCCACCCCGACCCGGCGCGCCGCTATCTGGCCCCCGTCGCGGCCGGGGTCGCCTATGTCCTGCTGGGCCTGTTCGCCGGCTTCGCCGCCTCCTTCATCGCGGCCTCCCCGCCCCTGCTGATCCAGGCCGTCGCCGGTCTCGCCCTGCTCTCCAGCCTCGCGGGCGCCCTGGCCGGCGCGCTCGACCGCGAAGACGAGCGCCTGCCCGCGATCGTGACCTTCGTCACGACGGCGTCAGGCGTCGGCTTCTTCGGGATCGGCTCCGCCTTCTGGGGACTGGTCGCCGGCGGCCTGCTGCTCGCGCTGGGTCGGAAAGGGGCCGCGCGGTAG
- a CDS encoding HPF/RaiA family ribosome-associated protein, producing the protein MPTAGSAQRGRDPGGLRADGGPRLLGMALDTKHRGLNTMDVPLEIAFHNLEPSATVETRVRERVAKLEKLFPRLVACRVVVEAPHRQHQKGNIYRVRIEMSVPGDDLVVSKEPNRATERFADPDVYTVLKDAFDTAERMLKDYKGKLSSDVTKPHDAPMHGHIMRINPNNDFGFLRTAEGTQLWFHRNSVMNEELESFSEGDPVHYVEVLGETGPQASRVWRVSSDHQHQDEGQA; encoded by the coding sequence GTGCCGACGGCCGGTTCGGCGCAGCGCGGGCGCGATCCCGGTGGCCTGCGTGCCGATGGCGGCCCTCGACTGTTGGGAATGGCATTGGATACGAAGCATCGAGGACTGAATACCATGGACGTTCCGCTGGAAATCGCCTTCCACAATCTCGAGCCTTCCGCAACTGTGGAAACCCGCGTGCGCGAACGTGTTGCCAAATTGGAGAAGCTGTTTCCGCGGCTGGTGGCCTGCCGCGTGGTGGTCGAAGCGCCTCACCGGCAGCATCAGAAGGGTAACATCTATCGTGTCCGGATCGAGATGTCGGTGCCGGGCGACGACCTCGTGGTCAGCAAGGAACCCAACCGGGCGACCGAGCGCTTTGCGGACCCCGATGTCTATACCGTGCTGAAGGACGCCTTCGACACCGCCGAGCGCATGCTGAAGGACTACAAGGGCAAGCTCTCGAGCGATGTCACCAAGCCCCACGATGCGCCGATGCACGGCCACATCATGCGGATCAATCCCAACAACGATTTCGGCTTCCTCCGGACGGCCGAGGGGACGCAGCTCTGGTTCCACCGCAATTCGGTGATGAACGAGGAGCTGGAAAGCTTTTCCGAAGGCGATCCCGTCCACTACGTGGAAGTCCTCGGCGAGACCGGACCCCAAGCCAGCAGGGTCTGGCGCGTCAGCAGCGATCACCAGCACCAGGATGAAGGACAGGCCTGA
- a CDS encoding Fic family protein, whose product MTEFSLGDGPEAFVSTTATSVAVSRAVKAGKLRKLASRLYTRNLTDAPEVIVRRNLWQIVGGYFPGGLVADRTALENAPAEDGSICLVTDRGGDVMLPGLILRPRRGIPPLESDRPFVGGLHLSSIARAYLENMRSSRARRGLCARTLARREIEERLDTLLRRGGEEALNRLRDDSKIIAPALELAEGSRELDTLIGALLGTREANLSAPAARARRAGRPYDPARIEHFHSLHRALRDYPPVNRPAEARLPPAQATLTFFEAYFSNFIEGTEFGVAEAADIVFRGVIPRERPQDAHDVLGTWRIVGDHSGMRLTPGSYGDLVRLLQARHAGIMEQRPEKGPGRFKTSGNRAGSTTFVAPDLLEGTLEQGFDILRSLEMPFQRAVFMMFLISEVHPFIDGNGRTARIMMNAELVAGGEERVVIPTVYRANYLSALKALSRTGAPEPLIRTLDFAQKWTAAIGWGEFEQSRRELEACNAFLDPLEAEERGLRLPLVGKLAP is encoded by the coding sequence GTGACGGAATTCTCCCTGGGTGACGGGCCGGAAGCGTTTGTCTCGACGACCGCGACGAGCGTGGCCGTTTCGCGTGCCGTCAAGGCCGGCAAACTGCGGAAGCTTGCCTCACGCCTTTATACCCGCAACCTGACCGATGCGCCCGAGGTTATCGTCCGCCGAAATCTTTGGCAGATCGTCGGTGGCTATTTTCCGGGCGGTCTTGTAGCCGACCGTACCGCGCTGGAGAACGCTCCGGCCGAGGATGGTTCGATCTGCCTGGTAACCGACCGCGGCGGCGATGTCATGCTGCCTGGCCTGATCCTCCGGCCACGTCGCGGCATTCCCCCGCTTGAAAGCGACCGGCCCTTTGTCGGCGGACTGCATCTCAGCTCGATTGCCCGAGCCTACCTGGAGAACATGCGTTCCTCGCGGGCGCGCCGCGGCCTGTGCGCCCGCACGCTTGCCCGCCGCGAGATCGAAGAACGTCTCGATACCCTGCTGCGCCGTGGCGGCGAGGAAGCCTTGAACCGCCTGCGGGACGACTCGAAGATCATTGCCCCAGCCCTGGAACTCGCGGAGGGATCGCGGGAACTGGATACGCTGATCGGAGCGTTGCTCGGCACCCGCGAGGCAAACCTGAGCGCTCCCGCGGCCAGGGCGAGGCGTGCCGGCCGTCCCTACGATCCTGCACGGATCGAGCATTTCCATTCGCTCCACCGCGCCTTGCGCGACTACCCGCCGGTGAACCGGCCGGCAGAGGCGCGTCTTCCACCGGCCCAGGCCACTTTGACCTTCTTCGAAGCCTATTTTTCGAACTTCATCGAGGGAACCGAATTCGGGGTTGCCGAAGCCGCGGACATCGTATTCCGCGGCGTCATCCCGAGGGAGCGGCCGCAGGACGCGCATGACGTGCTCGGAACCTGGCGCATCGTCGGCGACCATTCCGGAATGCGGCTCACCCCCGGCAGCTACGGCGATCTGGTCCGGCTTCTCCAGGCTCGGCATGCCGGCATCATGGAGCAGCGCCCGGAAAAAGGACCCGGCCGATTCAAGACCTCCGGCAACAGGGCGGGTTCAACCACTTTCGTCGCTCCAGACCTGCTCGAAGGCACTCTTGAACAGGGATTCGACATACTCCGCAGCTTGGAGATGCCGTTCCAGCGCGCGGTCTTCATGATGTTCCTGATTTCCGAGGTCCATCCCTTCATCGACGGTAACGGCCGAACGGCACGTATCATGATGAATGCGGAACTGGTCGCGGGCGGCGAGGAACGAGTCGTCATCCCGACCGTGTACCGGGCGAACTATCTGTCCGCCTTGAAGGCGCTTTCCCGCACCGGCGCTCCCGAACCGCTGATCCGCACGCTGGATTTTGCCCAGAAATGGACAGCCGCGATCGGCTGGGGCGAGTTCGAGCAATCTCGCCGTGAATTGGAAGCCTGCAATGCCTTCCTTGATCCGTTGGAAGCCGAGGAGCGGGGATTGCGGCTGCCCCTTGTCGGCAAGTTGGCGCCCTGA
- a CDS encoding ABC transporter substrate-binding protein, with protein sequence MSKTVRRTLMAGTVLASTLSFAVLTLTALPAPAQTADQMNAAQRWIDQEFQPSSISREEQLKEMEWFIKAAEPFRGMEISVVSETITTHEYEAKTLARAFSEITGIKLKHDLIQEGDVIEKLQTQMQSGRNVYDAYVNDSDLIGTHFRYGQAVALSDWMAGEGKDVTLPTLDIDDFIGKSFTTAPDGKLYQLPDQQFANLYWFRADWFARPDLKEKFKAKYGYELGVPVNWSAYEDIADFFTNDVKNIDGVRVYGHMDYGKKDPSLGWRFTDAWLSMAGAGDKGIPNGVPVDEWGIRVEGCNPAGSSVTRGGDTNGPASVYALTKYIDWLKKYAPPEAGGMTFSEAGPVPAQGNIAQQIFWYTAFTADMTKPGLPVVNADGTPKWRMAPSPHGSYWEEGMKLGYQDAGSWTLMKSTPVDRRKAAWLYAQFTVAKTTSLKKTMVGLTPIRESDLQTQAMTEMAPKLGGLVEFYRSPARVSWTPTGTNVPDYPKLAQLWWQNVAEAVTGEKTPQQAMDSLAEAQDAVLARLERANVQGDCGPKLNKVQDAQYWFDQPGAPKPKLADEKPKGETVAYEQLLEAWKQGKVR encoded by the coding sequence ATGTCGAAGACGGTGCGAAGAACCCTGATGGCCGGCACGGTGCTGGCATCCACCCTGAGTTTCGCGGTCCTGACCCTGACGGCGCTGCCGGCGCCGGCGCAGACCGCCGACCAGATGAACGCGGCGCAGCGCTGGATCGACCAGGAATTCCAGCCTTCCAGCATCTCCAGGGAGGAGCAGCTGAAGGAGATGGAATGGTTCATCAAGGCGGCCGAACCGTTCCGCGGGATGGAGATCTCGGTCGTGTCCGAGACCATCACCACCCACGAGTACGAGGCGAAGACGCTGGCCCGCGCCTTCAGCGAGATCACCGGGATCAAGCTGAAGCACGACCTGATCCAGGAAGGCGACGTCATCGAGAAGCTGCAGACCCAGATGCAGTCGGGGCGCAACGTCTATGACGCCTATGTCAACGACAGCGACCTGATCGGGACCCATTTCCGCTACGGCCAGGCGGTGGCGCTGAGCGACTGGATGGCGGGCGAGGGCAAGGACGTCACCCTGCCGACCCTGGACATCGACGACTTCATCGGCAAGAGCTTCACCACCGCTCCCGACGGCAAGCTGTACCAGCTGCCCGACCAGCAGTTCGCCAACCTCTACTGGTTCCGCGCGGACTGGTTCGCGCGGCCGGACCTGAAGGAGAAGTTCAAGGCCAAGTACGGCTACGAGCTGGGCGTGCCGGTCAACTGGTCGGCCTACGAGGACATCGCCGACTTCTTCACCAACGACGTGAAGAACATCGACGGCGTCCGGGTCTACGGCCATATGGACTACGGCAAGAAGGACCCGTCGCTGGGCTGGCGCTTCACCGACGCGTGGCTGAGCATGGCGGGGGCCGGCGACAAGGGCATCCCGAACGGCGTCCCGGTGGACGAGTGGGGCATCCGGGTCGAGGGCTGCAACCCGGCGGGCTCCAGCGTGACCCGCGGCGGCGACACCAACGGGCCGGCCTCGGTCTACGCCCTGACCAAGTACATCGACTGGCTGAAGAAATACGCCCCGCCCGAGGCCGGCGGCATGACCTTCTCCGAGGCCGGGCCGGTCCCGGCGCAGGGCAACATCGCCCAGCAGATCTTCTGGTACACCGCCTTCACCGCCGACATGACCAAGCCGGGCCTGCCGGTGGTCAATGCCGACGGCACGCCCAAGTGGCGCATGGCGCCGTCGCCCCACGGATCCTATTGGGAAGAGGGGATGAAGCTGGGCTACCAGGACGCCGGTTCCTGGACGCTGATGAAGAGCACCCCGGTCGACCGCCGAAAGGCGGCCTGGCTATACGCCCAGTTCACCGTGGCGAAGACCACCTCGCTGAAGAAGACCATGGTCGGCCTGACCCCGATCCGCGAGTCGGACCTTCAGACCCAGGCGATGACCGAGATGGCGCCCAAGCTGGGCGGCCTGGTCGAGTTCTACCGCAGCCCGGCGCGCGTGTCCTGGACGCCGACCGGCACCAACGTTCCGGACTATCCGAAGCTGGCGCAGCTGTGGTGGCAGAACGTCGCCGAGGCGGTGACGGGCGAGAAGACCCCGCAGCAGGCCATGGACAGCCTGGCCGAGGCCCAGGACGCCGTGCTGGCGCGGCTTGAGCGGGCCAACGTCCAAGGCGACTGCGGACCCAAGCTGAACAAGGTCCAGGACGCCCAGTACTGGTTCGACCAGCCCGGCGCGCCGAAGCCGAAGCTGGCCGACGAGAAGCCCAAGGGCGAGACGGTCGCCTACGAGCAGCTTCTGGAGGCCTGGAAGCAGGGCAAGGTGCGGTAA
- a CDS encoding GntR family transcriptional regulator produces the protein MTLNRPPASAGLAELIADAPPRHRTATGFVEATLRTAILTGRLAGGTPLRQEDLADAFQVSRMPVREALRQLEAQALVDFVPHRGAVVTEISAADAADTYAIRLALEPAALELSIPKLEEEDFGRAGDLIGDMDSEPDPSRMGELNRRFHMSLYVRAGHPKLLALVEAQLASFDRYLRFHLAAKGPEHMSQEDHRAMLEAARERDAARATAVLKRHIGTAAETIARFFAER, from the coding sequence ATGACCCTGAACCGTCCTCCCGCTTCGGCCGGTCTGGCCGAACTGATCGCCGATGCGCCGCCGCGACACCGCACCGCGACCGGGTTCGTCGAGGCGACGCTGCGCACGGCCATCCTGACCGGCAGGCTGGCGGGAGGCACGCCCCTGCGGCAGGAGGACCTGGCGGATGCCTTCCAGGTCAGCCGAATGCCGGTCCGTGAGGCCCTGCGCCAGCTCGAAGCCCAGGCGCTGGTCGATTTCGTGCCGCACCGGGGCGCCGTGGTGACGGAGATCTCCGCCGCGGACGCGGCGGATACCTACGCGATCCGTCTGGCGCTGGAGCCGGCGGCGCTGGAACTGTCGATTCCGAAGCTGGAGGAGGAGGATTTCGGCCGGGCCGGCGACCTGATCGGGGACATGGACAGCGAGCCCGACCCGTCCCGCATGGGTGAGCTCAACCGGCGCTTCCACATGTCGCTCTATGTCCGCGCCGGACATCCCAAGCTGCTGGCGCTGGTCGAGGCGCAGCTCGCCTCGTTCGACCGCTACCTGCGTTTCCACCTCGCCGCCAAGGGGCCGGAGCACATGTCCCAGGAGGACCATCGCGCCATGCTGGAGGCCGCCAGGGAGCGCGACGCGGCCCGGGCCACGGCGGTCCTGAAGCGGCATATCGGGACGGCGGCGGAGACGATCGCCCGGTTCTTCGCGGAGCGCTGA